One Papaver somniferum cultivar HN1 chromosome 10, ASM357369v1, whole genome shotgun sequence genomic window carries:
- the LOC113315172 gene encoding 7-deoxyloganetic acid glucosyltransferase-like, whose product MADTGSLISPHVVIFPFPIQGHINSMLKLAEVLCLSGINVTFVNTQQNHSRLSNFGDVQSRFGSFPGFCFETIPDGLSADQPHSTGFRNSQDLVDMLHRLKNVIRPGFRELLTSDRLKIDSRGPVSCIIADGILGFAIVVAEELGIPSISFRTISACCSWIYFCLPKLIENGDIPFKDEDMDQPIKNVPEMESFLRCRDLPSFCRAKDLNHPSLDFVISETLYSTRATAHLLNTFDIEAPIISQLRSYWPNLYTVGPLNALLNTLRSRTANSPHSSSSSSKSVSSNASLYEEDRSCMTWLDKQPEKSVVYVSFGSIAMVSREQWLEIWYGLVNSGHRFLWVKPPDSLLAKDDEESHVQAETELIEATKERGYTVEWAPQEEVLNHSSVGGFFTHSGWNSTLESMVAGVPMVCWPHLADQQINSRYVSEVWKIGMDMKDNCNRLTVEKLIRDMMDVKREELTKSTAKVAEMARQSIGSDGSSYRNYEGLLEFIRKSC is encoded by the exons aTGGCGGACACTGGATCCCTGATATCTCCCCATGTAGTCATCTTTCCATTTCCAATACAAGGCCATATCAACTCCATGCTAAAATTAGCTGAGGTTCTATGTCTATCTGGAATTAACGTGACATTCGTCAACACCCAACAGAACCACTCACGTCTCAGTAATTTCGGCGATGTTCAATCTCGTTTTGGCAGTTTTCCAGGTTTCTGTTTCGAAACCATTCCAGATGGTCTTTCTGCTGATCAACCTCACTCTACTGGTTTCCGTAATTCCCAGGATTTGGTTGATATGCTCCACCGGCTGAAAAATGTTATCAGACCAGGTTTCCGAGAGTTACTAACTTCTGATCGCTTGAAAATTGATTCCCGGGGTCCAGTTTCATGCATCATAGCAGACGGTATTTTGGGTTTTGCCATTGTTGTTGCAGAAGAGCTGGGTATTCCATCCATTTCTTTTCGGACCATCAGTGCTTGTTGTAGCTGGATTTATTTTTGTTTGCCAAAGCTTATAGAAAATGGTGACATACCATTCAAAG ACGAAGATATGGATCAACCGATAAAGAATGTGCCAGAGATGGAAAGCTTTCTTCGGTGTAGAGATCTACCAAGTTTCTGCAGAGCTAAGGATCTAAACCATCCCAGTCTAGATTTTGTGATTTCTGAAACACTCTATTCAACTAGAGCCACAGCTCACTTACTTAACACATTTGATATTGAAGCTCCAATTATCTCACAATTGAGATCTTACTGGCCTAACCTATACACAGTTGGACCTCTGAATGCCCTGTTGAATACCCTTAGAAGTAGGACTGCTAATTctcctcattcttcttcttcttcttcaaagtcTGTTTCCTCAAATGCTAGTTTGTATGAAGAAGATAGAAGTTGCATGACATGGCTCGATAAACAGCCCGAGAAATCTGTAGTCTATGTAAGCTTTGGTAGTATTGCTATGGTGAGCCGGGAACAATGGCTGGAGATATGGTATGGCCTAGTCAACAGTGGTCACAGATTCTTGTGGGTGAAACCTCCGGATTCGCTCCTTGCAAAAGATGATGAGGAGAGTCATGTACAGGCGGAAACAGAGCTGATTGAGGCAACAAAAGAGAGAGGTTACACGGTGGAATGGGCGCCACAAGAGGAGGTGTTGAACCATTCATCCGTTGGTGGATTTTTTACTCACAGCGGATGGAATTCGACACTGGAGAGTATGGTTGCTGGAGTACCCATGGTTTGCTGGCCACATTTGGCTGATCAACAGATTAACAGCAGGTACGTGAGCGAAGTATGGAAAATTGGAATGGACATGAAAGATAACTGTAACAGATTAACCGTAGAGAAATTGATTCGGGATATGATGGATGTTAAGAGAGAGGAGTTGACGAAATCAACTGCGAAAGTCGCAGAGATGGCACGACAGAGCATCGGTAGTGATGGATCCTCATACCGCAACTATGAGGGGTTGCTCGAATTCATAAGGAAATCGTGTTAA